ATTTCAATGCCTGATCGCTGAGAAAACAACAATTCGTTGACTGTGTCTAGTTTTCCCAATACTGTATGCCCCAACAACAAACCGGCCTACatgttaaaaaataataataataatccaaTTCCGATGAAAGCATGCATTCCGAACACAAATTTATCAAAAGAGACGATTACTTACAAGCATTTGAGTGGCAAAGAATGTAATTCCAAGTGGCTTGACGATAAGATAAATGAAATGACTACACAAAAATGTCAATAAGATTTGTAACTCGAGACGCGGCAATGGATAGGAGAGGAACACGGAGGGATACGACAGGTTTTCCCATATACCCGCTGAGTTTACCTCGCCCGAAAAACAAACTTCGAGCGTGTTGTTTCCGTAAGGAAGATACGTTGGTGGTGCGTCACCCATAGCTTCTACCGTCGGTTGTGGGGTATTGACAGGATGGGATGTAAGGGAAAGAATTGTGCAAAGGCTGAATGCTTTTCATAGAATTTTCTCTTCTGAAGAATATAAAGAATGGAAATTAAAGAAAACtctcatgtttatattagtaacaATAAGTTGTTTTTCAATTAGTAATAATAAATTGTAGTGTTGATAATGTTGAAAACAGTAATTTGTTTTTTAATTAACAATTTGATATATTTATACAAATTTATGAATATTTCGACTCAATATGTTATTAGTGTGAAAATAACAAAAACTAATAATATTACACAGATAATAGTGTTAGTTTGAATACTAAAATTGAGTATAATTCCATTAAATCCAAGTTCTTAGAGCATAACCTACACCAAATCAAGATTAGATTCTCTAAATATATcaacaaattttttaaaattatttaaatatatatgtattacacATATTTATATCTTCAATAATATAAGTCCTAATGTCACGGGCCAATTTAAAGCCTTTTATCATCGCACCAAATGCATTCGATGGAGGTCTATTGTGTAGATTGGATCATTTGGCCCACAAGAATTGGCCGATTCGATAACCTCTTGGAGAAGCCTGATTTGTCCGATAATGaagatatggcaacttaggcTATTTTGGCAACTAATATGAGAAGATTGATAGAATCTTATCTTGTAAATATTAGATTAATAGATTTGATATGGtatatcttgtaaatccctaaAATCAATGGATATAGTTAATCTCGTCCGTCAATGTAAATGTATCTTGACTGTCGGTTTTAGGGgaactcaactataaatagagagcttCCCCTCATTTGCACTCACTatattcattgtttcattattctttgtgaataagagaatattgagagcatttactcaaacaccttgtgTGCGCTCTTTCTGTTGTTCTTTGTAAGTTTCTTTTGACATTAATCGCTTCCGCTCTACAAATTGGTAtcttggaggagttcttaaagAATCCTCGCTTGACTAAAAGACTGACTTAGGCGAGTTTGGACGAACGGATCGTCTAAGGCCGCAAGGACCACGAGGCGAAAGATCTTGCCCCGTGACACTACCACCCACTTAAAAATGACATTAAATGCTTTAAGTTCATATatagttttgagatttatctcaaattataaaattgaagaaaaaaaatctaattatTATATCTGTCAACATATTTTTTGATGTTctcaataaattattaataaatttgcaCGTTAAAATGTAAGAAAAAAAGTCAAATCATGCTAGTAGTCCCTTTGATATATGTAAGTtgcaaatttaattttcatactTCAATTTGgttgtttttaattttatattttttaatttacaaTTTCTATCCTAACCAACTATAGctattaaatttgttaaattaatttcTACTATTTTCAAAACTTATACAATAagcatattatcacatatgtaatgTCATGTCATGTCATCTTGTTATTTTCACATAATTGTACTCGCAAAAAAATGACGTTATTTtaattcatggatttaatgattaTTGTTTGAGTtgagattgaaattttaaaatccaATTAGAGAAGAGAAATTAAATCCATAACTTACGAGACCAATATCAAAATTTGATCTAACTAATTTAATTGCTATCATTTAGAttagaattaaaaattaaaattaaaaattttaaaaatatgaaaaataaaattaactaaattaaaattcatggattaaattcataacttacacaaaacacaaataaccaaaaataaaaactcTATGCATTTAGCTTGAAATTATCAAGGCCAACCTTAAATCCCAAGGTCTCTATTTCCTTTTGAGCTTGTGCTTCAAAAGATTTGTAAGTAAAAGGATTGTACTTTGAACTTTGAATGGTACAATCAAATTGTGGAAACACAAAATAATTTATTGAGATTCAGTCCTCTTGCTTCTTCACCCTTACTCTATGCTTTCGCACTTGTGTATAAATAGTTATTTATGGCCTGATTAATGTAAAATTTTCTCATCAAATCTCAAAGGAAATGTGTTAATTTTGATtcgaacttgaaaattggactcaATTAATTTAAATCTAAATAGGACTTGATTCGATTTGATCATAAAACGTCAACAATATGTACAAGATAGGCCAAAAATCAAATGGATTCTAACTCAAATTAACTCAAAACCAAAACAACATGAATCTAAACTTGAAATATCCCAAAGACAGAATCATATAATCTAATAGATTTAACTGATATGATCATTTGGGTCAtgattaaaatatcaaatttcaaaaaaaataaaaattaagtacaTTAAAATTCATGAATTAAATCAATATACATATTTAATACAAAGACTAACAAAAAAAACCCTAAGCATTTAGCTTGAAATTATCAAGACCAACCTAAATCCCAAGGTCTCTATTTCCTTTTCAGCTTGTGCTTGAAAAGATTTGTAAGTCAAAGGCTTGTACTTAGAACTTTGAATGGTAGAATCAAATTGTGGAAACACAAAACAAAATTTTGAGATTCGGTCCACTTGCTTCACATTTATTCTATGCTTTACACTTGTGTATAAATTATTGGTTATGGCCTGATCAATGCAAAATTTTCTCATCAAATCTCAAAAGAAACGTGTTAATTTTGATCCGAActtaaaaactagactcaattgaTTTGAATTTAAATATGATTCGATCCGATTTAATTATAAAATGCCAACAACATTAACAAGATCAGCTTAAAGTCAAATGAACTCtaattcaaattgacccaaaaccAAAACGACATGAACCTGAACTCAAAATTATTTgaactaaaaaaaattatataaaaaatttatcattttagagatcaaagtataattttacgaaatactaatttaaaactttataaattttaaaaagtcaaaTTTTAAGGGGTCAAGGTCCCTGTTGCCACCCATAGACTCAACTTGAAAATTTTCGAATCTCAATTAACTGACTTAAACCCAAAATTATCCCCCAAAAAGAAAAAACCAAAATGATACAAACAAAAAAATAACATCATGGTTTAACCCCTGAACTATATTTATTTTTTCGCTTTGGtatttaaagatttttttttgTCACTTAAAAGCTATCATTGGTTTCTATTTACCCTCAAAAGAAAAAACATTACCAATAAGAACATAACACATGGCACATTTTTATTGGATGTAGTAATTTTTGGAGTAAAATGAGATGAAAATTATAGTTtatgtataaaaataaaacaaaaaaatttaggtATTGAGAAAAAAATTAGGACCTGCATCATATCTCCAAGGTTGATGATGAGGGAATCAGCCATGGGTTTAACAGGGATCCATTTGTTATCTTTGAAAACTTGTAGTCCTCCGAGTTGCTCTTGGTTCAATATAGAAAGAACCGTGCTATCTGTATGAACTCCAACTCCCCAAGCTTGGTTACCTTTAGGGATTTGTGGGTACCGATGAACACGTATAAATCTGGTCAATTCCGACAAAAAAGATTCCGATAGTCTCGAATCGAGACTATGGTTTTTCGCCATGGATTCGTACATGGTTCTAGGCTTCTAGCAAGCCTAGCTTGGTGCCTTCCATGTTCATCAATGAAACTCCTAACTCAACCAcaaaaatgaatgaataaatcgtaAATTTTATACATTGTAAATGAATCAGATGATAACAGTTTATGTGAAAGAGTGAAGTAATGGA
Above is a genomic segment from Gossypium arboreum isolate Shixiya-1 chromosome 8, ASM2569848v2, whole genome shotgun sequence containing:
- the LOC128296528 gene encoding gibberellin 2-beta-dioxygenase 8-like; this encodes MYESMAKNHSLDSRLSESFLSELTRFIRVHRYPQIPKGNQAWGVGVHTDSTVLSILNQEQLGGLQVFKDNKWIPVKPMADSLIINLGDMMQAITNNLYTSVKHRINVKQVDRISKFCFVFPQFDSTIQSSKYKPLTYKSFQAQAEKEIETLGFRLVLIISS